In Frondihabitans sp. PAMC 28766, a genomic segment contains:
- a CDS encoding sugar phosphate isomerase/epimerase — MTAPVERHMTFTVPPLRAPSVDAMISVGMSTSCAYPLGLDSAFELSREVGFDGVEIMVTNDPATHRVERLLELSQQTSQPILSIHAPVLLLTHFVWGRDPRVKLERSAELAVAVGAPTVVAHPPFRWQGAYAERFLDIVRAVGDRYGVTVAIENMFPWKIAGRSMKMYAPGWDPSTMDCDAATLDFSHASLSGRDSLELARALDTRLRHVHLCDGSRASDDGGVFDEHLVPGHGVEPVDAVLNELAARGWSGSVIAEINTRKAGTQDARVAMMRETLEYARDALVVPRLHRLTA; from the coding sequence ATGACAGCGCCGGTCGAGCGTCATATGACGTTCACCGTGCCGCCACTGCGCGCGCCTAGCGTCGACGCCATGATCAGCGTCGGCATGAGCACCTCCTGCGCCTACCCCCTCGGGCTCGACTCCGCCTTCGAGCTCTCTCGCGAGGTCGGGTTCGACGGCGTCGAGATCATGGTCACCAACGATCCGGCGACGCACCGCGTCGAGCGCCTCCTCGAGCTCTCGCAGCAGACGTCGCAGCCGATCCTGTCGATCCACGCCCCCGTCCTCCTGCTCACGCACTTCGTCTGGGGCCGCGACCCGCGCGTGAAGCTCGAGCGCTCGGCCGAGCTGGCCGTCGCCGTCGGGGCGCCCACCGTCGTCGCGCATCCCCCCTTCCGCTGGCAGGGCGCCTACGCCGAGCGGTTCCTCGACATCGTGCGCGCGGTCGGCGACCGCTACGGCGTGACCGTGGCGATCGAGAACATGTTCCCGTGGAAGATCGCCGGGCGGTCGATGAAGATGTACGCCCCCGGCTGGGACCCCAGCACCATGGACTGCGACGCCGCCACCCTCGACTTCTCGCACGCGTCGCTCTCCGGCCGCGACTCGCTCGAGCTGGCGCGGGCTCTCGACACCCGCCTCCGCCACGTCCACCTCTGCGACGGCTCGCGCGCCTCCGACGACGGGGGCGTCTTCGACGAGCACCTGGTGCCCGGGCACGGCGTCGAACCCGTCGACGCCGTGCTCAACGAGCTCGCCGCCCGGGGCTGGTCGGGCTCGGTCATCGCCGAGATCAACACCCGCAAGGCCGGCACGCAGGATGCCCGTGTGGCGATGATGCGCGAGACGCTCGAGTACGCGCGCGACGCGCTGGTCGTACCGCGCCTGCACCGGCTCACTGCCTGA
- a CDS encoding amino acid permease codes for MDDDPHSGGHSAPEDAQDHPDEGFVAQDFSHEQAGFEKGLKPRQLQMIAIGGAIGTGLFLGAGGRLASSGPALAIVFAICGVFAFFILRALGELVLHRPSSGSFVSYAREFFGEKFAYAAGWMYFLNWAMTAIVDTTAVALYLQYWSAFTSAPGWLLALCALVVVLAVNLLAVKVFGELEFWFALVKVTALVVFLIIGIVWLAFAFPVHHDGQLVHTGWAVIASSGILPKGLLPAVIVVQGVVFAYAAIELVGTASGETQNPEKVVPRAINTVILRIAVFYVGSLVLLSLLLPYTAYKAGTSPFVTFFSSLGSPQVGDVVGSLMNFVVLTAALSSLNAGLFSTGRVLHSMGMNGSAPKFTTVMSKGGVPYGGILLTSAITLLGVVLNAIVGAGTAFEIVLNVASLGILTAWGTIILCQMRLRQWAKQGKAKEPKFRMPGAPVTSWLTLAFLVAVLVLMAIDWPIGSFTVMSLVIIVPLLIVGWFLQRDRILEAAKIRESLTGPFPVTGRDARQQAPRDGR; via the coding sequence GTGGATGACGACCCCCATTCAGGGGGCCACAGCGCCCCCGAAGACGCACAGGATCACCCCGACGAGGGTTTCGTCGCGCAAGACTTCAGCCATGAGCAGGCGGGCTTCGAGAAGGGCCTGAAGCCGCGCCAGCTGCAGATGATCGCCATCGGCGGCGCCATCGGCACCGGCCTCTTCCTCGGAGCGGGCGGTCGCCTCGCCTCGTCGGGGCCGGCACTCGCCATCGTGTTCGCGATCTGCGGTGTCTTCGCCTTCTTCATCCTGCGTGCCCTCGGCGAGCTCGTGCTGCACCGCCCGTCGTCCGGGTCGTTCGTGTCGTACGCGCGCGAGTTCTTCGGCGAGAAGTTCGCCTATGCCGCCGGCTGGATGTACTTCTTGAACTGGGCGATGACGGCCATCGTCGACACGACGGCCGTCGCGCTCTACCTGCAGTACTGGAGCGCCTTCACCTCCGCGCCCGGCTGGCTGCTCGCCCTCTGCGCCCTCGTCGTCGTCCTCGCCGTAAACCTCCTGGCCGTCAAGGTGTTCGGCGAACTCGAATTCTGGTTCGCCCTCGTCAAGGTCACGGCGCTCGTCGTCTTCCTGATCATCGGGATCGTCTGGCTGGCGTTCGCCTTCCCCGTGCACCACGACGGGCAGCTGGTGCACACCGGCTGGGCGGTCATCGCGTCGAGCGGGATCCTGCCGAAGGGCCTTCTTCCCGCCGTCATCGTCGTGCAGGGCGTCGTGTTCGCCTACGCGGCCATCGAGCTCGTCGGCACGGCGTCGGGAGAGACGCAGAACCCGGAGAAGGTGGTGCCCCGGGCCATCAACACGGTGATCCTGCGCATCGCGGTCTTCTACGTCGGGTCGCTCGTGCTCCTGTCGCTGCTCTTGCCCTACACGGCCTACAAAGCGGGCACGAGCCCCTTCGTCACCTTCTTCTCGAGCCTCGGCAGCCCGCAGGTCGGTGACGTCGTCGGGTCGCTCATGAACTTCGTCGTGCTGACGGCCGCCCTGTCGAGCCTCAACGCGGGCCTCTTCTCGACGGGCCGAGTGCTGCACTCGATGGGTATGAACGGGTCGGCGCCGAAGTTCACGACCGTCATGTCGAAGGGCGGCGTGCCCTACGGCGGCATCCTGCTGACCAGCGCCATCACCCTGCTCGGCGTGGTGCTGAACGCCATCGTGGGGGCCGGCACCGCGTTCGAGATCGTGCTGAACGTCGCGTCTCTCGGCATCCTGACCGCGTGGGGCACCATCATCCTGTGCCAGATGCGTCTGCGTCAGTGGGCGAAACAGGGCAAGGCCAAAGAGCCGAAGTTCAGGATGCCCGGAGCACCGGTCACCTCGTGGCTCACCCTGGCCTTTTTGGTCGCCGTGCTCGTGCTGATGGCCATCGACTGGCCGATCGGCAGCTTCACCGTGATGTCGCTCGTCATCATCGTCCCGCTGCTGATCGTCGGCTGGTTCTTGCAGCGCGACCGCATCCTCGAGGCCGCGAAGATCCGGGAAAGCCTCACCGGCCCGTTCCCCGTCACCGGGCGCGATGCCCGGCAGCAGGCTCCCCGCGACGGGCGCTAG
- a CDS encoding gamma carbonic anhydrase family protein, whose translation MVLLTLGDDAPLIEPTAWLAPSATVIGRAVVGDRASVFYGAIVRADTDTITLGARSNLQDNVSVHCDVGSPTTIGEGVSVGHNAVLHGCTIEDDCLIGMSATVLNRAVIGRESLIAAGTVVLEDTVIPPGSLVAGVPGKVRRPLTDAEKAKIRANAEHYVEISVTHRAAWGD comes from the coding sequence ATGGTTCTTCTCACCCTGGGCGACGACGCCCCGCTCATCGAGCCCACCGCATGGCTCGCCCCATCGGCCACCGTCATCGGCAGGGCCGTGGTCGGCGACCGCGCCAGCGTCTTCTACGGCGCCATCGTTCGTGCCGACACCGACACGATCACGCTGGGCGCCCGCAGCAATCTGCAGGACAACGTGTCGGTGCACTGCGACGTCGGGTCGCCGACCACTATCGGCGAGGGGGTCAGCGTCGGCCACAACGCCGTGCTGCACGGCTGCACCATCGAAGACGACTGCCTCATCGGGATGTCGGCCACTGTGCTCAACCGCGCCGTGATCGGCCGGGAGTCGCTGATCGCCGCCGGCACCGTCGTGCTCGAAGACACCGTGATCCCGCCCGGGTCGCTCGTCGCCGGTGTGCCCGGCAAGGTGCGCCGACCGCTGACCGACGCCGAGAAGGCGAAGATCCGCGCCAACGCCGAGCACTACGTCGAGATCAGCGTGACGCACCGCGCAGCCTGGGGCGACTAG
- a CDS encoding glutathione peroxidase, translated as MSLDTASLGNIPLTTLRGEHTTFGAFSDKVVLVVNVASRCGLAPQYEKLEALQKKYGDRGFTVVGFPSNQFLQELSTADKIEEYCSATWGVTFPMMEKVKVNGSSAHPLYKELKQTPDANGKAGRVTWNFEKFVVLPGGDVHRFRPKTEPDAPEIVALIESALQ; from the coding sequence ATGAGCCTCGACACCGCATCGCTCGGCAACATCCCTCTCACCACCCTGCGCGGTGAACACACCACCTTCGGCGCCTTCAGCGACAAGGTGGTGCTCGTCGTCAACGTCGCCTCGCGCTGCGGCCTCGCGCCCCAGTACGAGAAGCTCGAAGCCCTGCAGAAGAAGTACGGCGATCGCGGCTTCACCGTCGTCGGCTTCCCCAGCAACCAGTTCTTACAGGAGCTCTCGACGGCCGACAAGATCGAGGAGTACTGCTCGGCGACCTGGGGCGTGACCTTCCCGATGATGGAGAAGGTCAAGGTCAACGGTTCGTCGGCGCACCCGCTCTACAAAGAGCTCAAGCAGACGCCGGACGCCAACGGCAAGGCCGGCCGTGTCACCTGGAACTTCGAGAAGTTCGTCGTGCTGCCCGGCGGCGACGTGCACCGCTTCCGCCCGAAGACCGAGCCCGACGCTCCCGAGATCGTCGCCCTGATCGAGTCGGCCCTCCAGTAG
- the nadE gene encoding ammonia-dependent NAD(+) synthetase yields the protein MRPAQARIIEELAVRPTIDASAEVETRVSFLADYLRETGAKGLVLGISGGQDSSLAGRLCQLAVERLAADGVDIDFVAMRLPHAVQADEEDAILALEFIAPKHSLTFDIKQAVDGFADEYVRATGGPITDFNKGNVKARSRMIAQYAVGGQNGLLVVGTDHAAEAITGFFTKFGDGGADILPLSGLSKRQGRALLEHLGAPERLYLKAPTADLLDDNPGQTDEDNLGLSYSQIDDYLEGHDVDDTVAEALEARYAATQHKRSLPVSPADSWWR from the coding sequence ATGAGACCAGCACAGGCACGAATCATCGAAGAGCTAGCCGTCCGCCCCACCATCGACGCGAGCGCCGAGGTCGAGACGCGGGTGTCCTTCCTCGCCGACTATCTGCGGGAGACGGGCGCCAAGGGGCTCGTGCTGGGCATCTCGGGCGGCCAGGACTCGTCGCTCGCCGGGCGCCTCTGCCAGCTCGCCGTCGAACGGCTCGCAGCAGACGGCGTGGACATCGACTTCGTGGCCATGCGCCTGCCGCACGCGGTCCAGGCCGACGAGGAGGACGCGATCCTGGCGCTCGAGTTCATCGCCCCGAAGCACTCGCTCACCTTCGACATCAAGCAGGCCGTCGACGGCTTCGCCGACGAGTACGTGCGGGCGACCGGTGGCCCGATCACCGACTTCAACAAGGGCAACGTCAAGGCACGGTCGAGGATGATCGCGCAGTACGCGGTCGGCGGCCAGAACGGCCTGCTCGTGGTCGGCACCGACCACGCGGCCGAGGCGATCACCGGGTTCTTCACGAAGTTCGGCGACGGCGGCGCTGACATCCTGCCGCTCTCGGGCCTCTCGAAGCGCCAGGGCCGAGCCCTGCTCGAGCACCTCGGCGCACCCGAGCGCCTCTACCTCAAGGCGCCGACGGCCGACCTGCTCGACGACAACCCCGGCCAGACCGACGAAGACAACCTCGGCCTGTCGTACTCGCAGATCGACGACTACCTGGAAGGGCACGACGTCGACGACACGGTGGCCGAGGCGCTCGAGGCGCGCTACGCCGCCACCCAGCACAAGCGCAGCCTCCCGGTCTCGCCCGCCGACTCGTGGTGGCGCTGA
- a CDS encoding MFS transporter, with protein sequence MTTPDDDFSLRKIALGAFGPSVLYGFSQGALLPIIAISAIDRGANEATASLIVAALGLGSLVTNIPSGIICTRFGERRAMIGASALSALGLTLCILPFGLIVFTLGILLVGAASSVFILARQSYLTTAVPHHMRARALSTLGGSQRIGVFIGPFVGAAAIGLGGLDAAYAVSLVTIIGAGLIAYIVPDLVEDRQVVAGAPKATTIGMIKTYWRVFVTLGIGILLLSSIRSTRQVVIPLWAHHIGLNPTDSSIIYGIAGIIDASVFYPAGYVMDRFGRKWIALPCVLVMGVAFLLMPLTHGALTLTLVSVMMGLGNGIGSGIVQTLGSDLSPAVGRPTFLGLWRELSDGGSFVGPAILSLVTGIATLAAGVVVSGLVGFAAAGALAKWIPKHNRRDETVSRQ encoded by the coding sequence ATGACCACCCCGGACGACGACTTCTCGCTGCGGAAGATAGCTCTCGGCGCATTCGGCCCTTCGGTGCTCTACGGCTTCTCGCAAGGCGCCCTCCTGCCGATCATCGCCATCAGCGCCATCGACCGCGGGGCGAACGAGGCCACCGCATCGCTCATCGTCGCCGCTCTCGGCCTCGGCTCGCTCGTCACCAACATCCCCTCGGGCATCATCTGCACCCGGTTCGGCGAGCGACGCGCCATGATCGGGGCGTCGGCCCTGAGCGCCCTGGGCCTCACCCTGTGCATCCTGCCGTTCGGGCTGATCGTGTTCACCCTCGGCATCCTGCTCGTCGGGGCCGCCAGCTCGGTGTTCATCCTGGCGCGCCAGTCGTACCTGACAACGGCCGTGCCCCACCACATGCGTGCCCGCGCCCTGTCGACGCTCGGCGGGTCGCAACGCATCGGCGTCTTCATCGGGCCGTTCGTCGGCGCTGCCGCCATCGGCCTGGGCGGGCTGGACGCCGCCTACGCCGTGTCGCTCGTCACGATCATCGGCGCGGGGCTCATCGCGTACATCGTGCCCGACCTCGTCGAAGACCGACAGGTCGTCGCGGGGGCGCCGAAGGCCACCACGATCGGGATGATCAAGACGTACTGGCGGGTGTTCGTCACGCTCGGCATCGGGATCCTGCTGTTGTCGTCGATCCGCTCGACCCGGCAGGTCGTGATCCCGCTCTGGGCGCACCACATCGGGCTGAACCCGACCGACTCGTCGATCATCTACGGCATCGCGGGCATCATCGACGCCTCCGTCTTCTACCCGGCCGGCTATGTGATGGACCGCTTCGGACGCAAGTGGATCGCGCTGCCCTGCGTGCTCGTGATGGGCGTCGCGTTCCTGCTGATGCCACTGACCCACGGCGCCCTGACGCTCACCCTCGTGAGCGTGATGATGGGGCTCGGCAACGGCATCGGGTCCGGCATCGTGCAGACCCTCGGCTCCGATCTGTCGCCTGCGGTCGGCCGGCCCACCTTCCTCGGCCTGTGGCGCGAACTGTCGGACGGCGGCTCGTTCGTCGGGCCGGCGATCCTCTCTCTCGTCACCGGCATCGCCACGCTCGCCGCCGGCGTCGTCGTCTCGGGGCTCGTCGGCTTCGCCGCGGCCGGCGCACTGGCGAAGTGGATCCCGAAGCACAACCGACGCGACGAGACCGTCAGTCGGCAGTAG
- a CDS encoding TMEM175 family protein, which produces MARIRTERGLDRLVNFSDATVAIAITLLILPLVDVAGEARHETLGTVLYDNRGLLISFVVSFAVIGRFWLVHHGLFEYVHSYSRALVFANFVWLAGIVFLPFAANVLSGSDGQPSISALYIGTMIVITGAAAAMDWILIHDSTLSDADEVKDLSLAPAIAFVILLALALVIAVLFPTINLYALFVLFLVGPLTHVLRRRDGGDSPTAD; this is translated from the coding sequence GTGGCACGGATCCGGACCGAGCGCGGCCTCGATCGGCTCGTCAACTTCTCGGACGCGACTGTCGCGATCGCAATCACCCTGCTGATCCTGCCGCTGGTCGATGTCGCCGGCGAGGCCAGGCACGAGACCCTCGGCACGGTCTTGTATGACAATCGCGGGCTGCTGATCAGCTTCGTCGTCAGCTTCGCGGTGATCGGGAGGTTCTGGCTCGTTCACCACGGGCTGTTCGAATACGTTCACAGCTACAGCCGCGCACTGGTGTTCGCCAACTTCGTCTGGCTGGCGGGCATCGTGTTCTTGCCCTTCGCGGCCAATGTGCTGTCGGGCTCGGACGGCCAGCCGTCGATCTCGGCGCTCTACATCGGCACGATGATCGTGATCACGGGCGCGGCCGCTGCCATGGACTGGATCCTGATCCACGATTCGACTCTGTCGGACGCCGACGAGGTGAAAGACCTGTCGCTCGCACCCGCGATCGCGTTCGTGATCCTGCTGGCGCTGGCTCTCGTCATCGCAGTGCTCTTCCCGACGATCAACCTGTACGCGCTTTTCGTGCTGTTCCTCGTCGGTCCGCTGACCCACGTCCTGCGTCGTCGCGACGGCGGAGACAGTCCTACTGCCGACTGA
- a CDS encoding methyltransferase domain-containing protein has translation MPTRPMRWSPTQYDLFTENRSTPFFDLTARVRGSQTGAGPRRVVDLGCGPGSLTRSLAERWPDAEVVGLDSSPDMIDAARAQTDLPPNLRFERGDIAQWTPGAEDDVIVSNAALQWVPTHRDLLPGWLAALPADGWFAMQVPGSATNESHRILRRLAGEERWISALAPVIRPEETVVPASGYLETMLEAGFEANAWETTYEHVLQGQDPVLEWVRGTALRPLLAALAPADAADFEADYARRLREAYPPGRFGTVYPFRRIFAVGHKPARLARTD, from the coding sequence GTGCCCACGAGACCCATGCGCTGGAGCCCCACTCAGTACGACCTCTTCACCGAGAACCGCTCGACCCCGTTCTTCGACCTGACCGCTCGCGTCCGCGGCTCGCAGACCGGCGCCGGGCCGCGACGGGTCGTCGACCTGGGGTGCGGGCCTGGGTCGCTGACGCGCAGCCTGGCCGAGCGCTGGCCGGATGCCGAGGTGGTCGGCCTCGACTCCTCGCCCGACATGATCGACGCGGCGCGCGCTCAGACCGACCTGCCCCCGAACCTCCGTTTCGAGCGAGGCGACATCGCGCAGTGGACCCCCGGAGCCGAGGACGACGTGATCGTCAGCAACGCGGCCCTGCAGTGGGTGCCGACGCACCGCGATCTGCTGCCCGGGTGGCTCGCAGCGCTTCCGGCCGACGGCTGGTTCGCGATGCAGGTGCCGGGGTCGGCGACGAACGAGTCGCACCGCATCCTGCGGCGACTTGCGGGGGAGGAGCGCTGGATCTCGGCCCTCGCGCCTGTCATCCGCCCCGAAGAGACCGTCGTGCCCGCGTCCGGCTACCTAGAGACGATGCTCGAGGCCGGCTTCGAGGCGAACGCGTGGGAGACCACGTACGAGCACGTGCTGCAGGGGCAGGATCCCGTGCTCGAGTGGGTTCGCGGCACGGCACTCCGGCCCCTGCTGGCAGCGCTCGCGCCGGCTGACGCGGCCGACTTCGAAGCGGACTACGCGCGTCGCCTGCGGGAGGCCTATCCGCCCGGACGGTTCGGCACCGTGTACCCCTTCCGGCGCATCTTCGCGGTCGGGCACAAGCCCGCGCGCCTGGCTCGGACGGACTGA
- a CDS encoding YbjQ family protein: MIIVTTNDLPGHRVTNVLGEVMGLTVRALNFGSGIAAGFRAIGGGELPEYTRTMHDSRIEVMNRMAGEAQARGANAILAMRFDANAIGNYTEMCAYGTAVVVEPLPAA, translated from the coding sequence ATGATCATCGTCACCACCAACGACCTGCCGGGCCACCGGGTCACGAACGTGCTCGGCGAGGTCATGGGCCTCACCGTGCGCGCCCTCAACTTCGGCTCGGGGATCGCCGCAGGCTTCCGTGCGATAGGCGGCGGCGAGCTCCCGGAATACACCCGGACCATGCACGACAGCCGCATCGAGGTGATGAACCGCATGGCGGGGGAGGCCCAGGCGCGCGGTGCGAACGCCATCCTGGCGATGCGCTTCGACGCGAACGCGATCGGCAACTACACCGAGATGTGCGCGTACGGCACCGCTGTCGTCGTCGAGCCGCTGCCGGCGGCGTGA
- a CDS encoding MDR family MFS transporter, which yields MSNASAPAREQRGAATAATDRKPIMSHKQILLVIYGLMAGMFLSALDQTVVGTAIRTIGDDLHGLNQQAWVTTAYLIASTITTPIYGKLSDLFGRRPLYIFGISVFILGSLLSSFSTSMIMLAAFRGFQGIGAGALMSLPLAIMGDILAPRERAKYQGYFLAVFGISSVIGPLIGGLFAGASQVLFISGWRWVFLINVPIGIAALLMVIAFLHLPKFGAKRKPRIDWFGATAVIVTLLPLLLVAEQGGTWGWTSASAIACYVIGVVGLIGFLVVETLMKDDAIIPLKLFRSKVFSMATLLGFLVGFAMFGALLTIPLYLQIVTGLSPTASGFATLPMIGGLMIASIASGQIVSRTGRYRIFPVIGTAFTAAGFLVLTFMTIDKPLWFLMIGMFLIGLGLGQLMQTITLASQNSVAPRDMGVATASSTFFRQIGGTLGTAVLLSVLFSLLPGNISTATANKADLTSALDAALNPTVATASNNQGVMKQIWNPIVTPIEKNVQAGLDKATAQVTSSVPAAEQPAALQAAATKANASVVNGKLEVDYKNASQRSAVVKEVAPQIINQIGKGSSSSSASATTSDTSDTSFLKGADTRLTKPFLTGFNASAVTIYWVGLGVILLAFVLSWFFKVPPLRKSSALQEQADNDSNGESEEDMELAAARAGVDV from the coding sequence ATGTCGAATGCCTCCGCTCCCGCCCGGGAGCAACGCGGCGCAGCAACCGCCGCGACCGATCGCAAGCCCATCATGTCGCACAAGCAGATCTTGCTTGTCATCTACGGCCTCATGGCCGGTATGTTCCTCTCCGCCCTCGACCAGACGGTCGTCGGCACCGCGATCCGCACCATCGGCGACGACCTGCACGGTCTGAACCAGCAGGCATGGGTCACCACGGCCTACTTGATCGCCTCGACGATCACGACACCCATCTACGGCAAGCTCTCCGACCTCTTCGGCCGTCGCCCGCTGTACATCTTCGGCATCAGCGTCTTCATCCTCGGCTCGCTGCTCTCGTCGTTCTCGACCTCGATGATCATGCTCGCCGCGTTCCGCGGCTTCCAGGGCATCGGCGCCGGCGCGCTCATGTCGCTGCCGCTCGCCATCATGGGCGACATCCTGGCACCTCGCGAGCGGGCGAAGTACCAGGGCTACTTCTTGGCGGTCTTCGGCATCTCGTCGGTCATCGGCCCCCTGATCGGCGGCCTGTTCGCCGGTGCGAGCCAGGTGCTGTTCATCTCCGGGTGGCGCTGGGTCTTCCTCATCAACGTGCCGATCGGCATCGCGGCGCTTCTCATGGTCATCGCCTTCCTCCACCTGCCGAAGTTCGGCGCGAAGCGCAAGCCGCGCATCGACTGGTTCGGCGCCACGGCCGTGATCGTGACTCTGCTCCCACTTCTGCTCGTCGCAGAACAGGGTGGCACCTGGGGCTGGACCTCGGCGTCGGCCATCGCCTGCTATGTGATCGGCGTCGTCGGCCTCATCGGCTTCCTGGTCGTCGAGACCCTGATGAAGGACGACGCCATCATCCCGCTGAAGCTCTTCCGCTCGAAGGTCTTCTCGATGGCGACCCTGCTCGGCTTCCTCGTCGGCTTCGCGATGTTCGGCGCGCTCCTCACGATCCCGCTCTACCTGCAGATCGTCACCGGCCTCTCGCCGACTGCGTCCGGCTTCGCCACGCTGCCGATGATCGGCGGTCTGATGATCGCCTCGATCGCCTCCGGCCAGATCGTGTCACGCACCGGCCGGTACCGGATCTTCCCCGTGATCGGCACCGCGTTCACCGCAGCGGGCTTCTTGGTCCTGACCTTCATGACGATCGACAAGCCGCTCTGGTTCCTCATGATCGGCATGTTCCTCATCGGCCTCGGCCTCGGCCAGCTGATGCAGACCATCACCCTGGCCAGCCAGAACTCGGTCGCCCCGCGCGACATGGGCGTGGCCACCGCATCGTCGACCTTCTTCCGCCAGATCGGAGGAACGCTCGGCACGGCGGTCCTGCTCTCGGTGCTGTTCTCGCTGCTGCCCGGCAACATCTCGACGGCGACCGCGAACAAGGCCGATCTGACGAGCGCCCTCGACGCGGCCCTCAACCCGACCGTCGCGACGGCGTCCAACAACCAGGGCGTCATGAAGCAGATCTGGAACCCGATCGTCACCCCGATCGAGAAGAACGTCCAGGCCGGCCTCGACAAGGCGACTGCGCAGGTCACCTCGTCGGTGCCCGCCGCCGAGCAGCCCGCCGCCCTCCAGGCGGCTGCGACGAAGGCCAACGCCAGCGTCGTGAACGGCAAACTCGAGGTCGACTACAAGAACGCCTCGCAGCGCTCAGCGGTGGTCAAGGAGGTCGCACCTCAGATCATCAACCAGATCGGCAAGGGCTCCTCGTCCTCCAGCGCCTCGGCGACGACGAGCGACACCAGTGACACGTCCTTCCTGAAGGGTGCTGACACTCGCCTGACGAAGCCGTTCCTCACCGGGTTCAACGCCTCGGCCGTCACGATCTACTGGGTCGGCCTCGGCGTCATCCTGCTGGCCTTCGTGCTCAGCTGGTTCTTCAAGGTGCCGCCGCTGCGCAAGTCGTCGGCTCTGCAGGAGCAGGCCGACAACGACAGCAATGGCGAGTCGGAAGAAGACATGGAGCTCGCCGCAGCTCGTGCCGGCGTGGACGTCTGA
- the bla gene encoding class A beta-lactamase, producing MKPSQRIIAGAGTALLVANFIGGCASTADHAGATSTAGASRAASSSSTPSTAGAARTAAAFRALESRYGADLGVHAVDTRTGRTVDFDADRRFAFASTYKALAAGVLLRRDTGAQLSQTIHYTAADLVDYSPITEQHLSTGMSLGDIIAAALQYSDNTAANLMLEQLGGPQGLQSALRGLGDTTTNVDRTEPDVNTATPGDPRDTTTAAAIGTDLRAFVLGAALTPARRERLAALMRGNTTGGPYIRAGVPADWTVGDKTGNGGWGTRNDVGVAWLPDGDTVVVSILSDRHTSGASSDDALLADATKAVVAGLGD from the coding sequence ATGAAACCTTCCCAACGGATCATCGCGGGCGCCGGCACGGCCCTCCTCGTCGCGAACTTCATCGGCGGGTGTGCATCCACCGCCGACCACGCCGGAGCGACCTCGACTGCGGGCGCCTCTCGGGCCGCCTCATCGAGCTCCACGCCCTCGACGGCGGGCGCCGCGCGCACCGCAGCGGCCTTCCGCGCGCTCGAGTCGAGGTACGGCGCCGACCTCGGTGTGCACGCCGTCGACACGCGCACGGGCCGCACCGTCGACTTCGACGCTGACAGGCGCTTCGCCTTCGCCTCGACCTACAAGGCTCTCGCGGCGGGCGTGCTGCTGCGTCGCGACACCGGCGCGCAGCTGTCGCAGACGATTCACTACACGGCTGCCGACCTGGTCGACTACTCGCCGATCACCGAGCAGCACCTCTCCACCGGCATGAGCCTCGGCGACATCATCGCCGCCGCCCTTCAATACAGCGACAACACAGCGGCGAACCTGATGCTCGAGCAGCTCGGCGGCCCGCAGGGCCTGCAGTCGGCTCTGCGCGGGCTGGGCGACACCACCACGAACGTCGATCGCACCGAGCCCGACGTCAATACCGCGACACCCGGGGACCCGCGCGACACCACGACAGCGGCGGCCATCGGCACCGACCTCCGGGCATTCGTGCTCGGCGCCGCCCTGACGCCCGCACGCCGAGAGCGACTGGCCGCCCTGATGCGCGGCAACACCACGGGTGGGCCCTACATCCGGGCGGGGGTACCGGCCGATTGGACGGTCGGCGACAAGACGGGCAACGGCGGCTGGGGCACGCGCAACGACGTGGGCGTGGCCTGGCTACCCGACGGCGACACTGTCGTCGTCTCGATCCTGAGCGACCGGCACACGAGTGGCGCCTCGTCCGACGACGCGCTGCTGGCCGACGCCACGAAGGCGGTCGTCGCGGGGCTGGGCGACTGA